From the Clavibacter phaseoli genome, one window contains:
- a CDS encoding ABC transporter permease: MTAVRTAAPAARAARARRVSPETRRAGVGLALALPPALLLAVFVGIPVVLAIGFSLGNTGGLNSTIATIGLGTRTATSWWGTPDAYVDVFTDPRFLRDLGVTVLVTVVSTAIVIALSLAIALNLRLRGGRLASLFAGLAIVPLFIPVVIASWAILTFYSGDGFVRTVFALVGLEGPTWGYTTVAVVIGSVWTSLPFATLMATSGVQGIPDAMIEAARDAGASTWAIVTRVLVPLAAIPLVIATTFTAIGVLGSFTVPYFTGPNAPSMLGVDISKYFTGFNHPQQSIVMAVVVFVLASGIAFLYVRANFRSAKKEGRV, encoded by the coding sequence GTGACGGCCGTCCGGACGGCGGCCCCCGCCGCCCGGGCCGCCCGAGCGCGGCGGGTCTCCCCGGAGACCCGCCGCGCCGGCGTCGGCCTGGCGCTCGCCCTCCCGCCCGCGCTCCTGCTCGCGGTGTTCGTCGGGATCCCCGTCGTCCTCGCCATCGGCTTCAGCCTCGGCAACACGGGCGGGCTCAACAGCACCATCGCCACGATCGGCCTCGGCACGCGCACCGCCACGAGCTGGTGGGGCACGCCCGACGCCTACGTCGACGTGTTCACCGACCCGCGGTTCCTCCGCGACCTCGGCGTCACCGTGCTCGTGACCGTGGTGTCCACCGCGATCGTCATCGCCCTGTCGCTCGCGATCGCGCTCAACCTGCGCCTCCGCGGCGGCCGGCTCGCGTCGCTCTTCGCCGGGCTCGCGATCGTGCCCCTGTTCATCCCCGTCGTCATCGCGTCGTGGGCGATCCTCACCTTCTACTCGGGCGACGGCTTCGTGCGCACGGTCTTCGCGCTCGTCGGCCTCGAGGGACCGACGTGGGGCTACACGACCGTCGCGGTGGTCATCGGATCCGTCTGGACGAGCCTCCCGTTCGCCACGCTCATGGCGACCTCCGGCGTGCAGGGCATCCCCGACGCCATGATCGAGGCCGCGCGCGACGCGGGCGCATCGACCTGGGCCATCGTCACGCGCGTGCTCGTGCCGCTCGCCGCGATCCCGCTCGTCATCGCGACGACCTTCACGGCGATCGGCGTGCTCGGCTCGTTCACCGTGCCGTACTTCACGGGACCGAACGCGCCCAGCATGCTCGGCGTCGACATCTCGAAGTACTTCACGGGCTTCAACCACCCGCAGCAGTCGATCGTGATGGCGGTCGTGGTCTTCGTGCTCGCCTCCGGCATCGCGTTCCTCTACGTGCGGGCCAACTTCCGCTCGGCGAAGAAGGAGGGCCGGGTCTGA
- a CDS encoding response regulator has protein sequence MIRVLVVDDDALTAEAHALYVGRLDGFEVAGVAHTGGEALRLVAEAGPDGIDLVLLDMTLPDMHGLEVCRRLRAAGRATDVVAVTAVRDQAVVRSSVTAGIVQYLIKPFTFAAFAEKMAAYVGYRDGLGAGGGSTTQLQVDRALAALRSPASDARLPKGMSTETLDLVRGIARRDGTAAAADGVSAAEVSGALDVSRVTARRYLEYLADVGQVERVPRYGTPGRPELGYRWTT, from the coding sequence GTGATCCGCGTGCTGGTCGTGGACGACGACGCGCTGACCGCCGAGGCCCACGCCCTCTACGTGGGCCGGCTCGACGGCTTCGAGGTCGCGGGTGTCGCGCACACGGGCGGCGAGGCGCTGCGGCTGGTCGCCGAGGCGGGGCCCGACGGGATCGACCTGGTGCTGCTCGACATGACGCTGCCCGACATGCACGGCCTCGAGGTCTGCCGCCGACTGCGGGCCGCCGGACGCGCGACCGACGTCGTGGCCGTGACCGCGGTGCGGGACCAGGCCGTCGTCCGCAGCTCGGTGACCGCGGGCATCGTGCAGTACCTCATCAAGCCGTTCACGTTCGCGGCGTTCGCCGAGAAGATGGCGGCGTACGTCGGCTACCGCGACGGCCTCGGCGCGGGCGGCGGGAGCACCACGCAGCTGCAGGTCGACCGGGCGCTCGCCGCGCTCCGCTCCCCCGCGTCCGACGCCCGCCTCCCCAAGGGCATGTCGACGGAGACGCTCGACCTGGTGCGCGGCATCGCGCGGCGCGACGGGACCGCGGCCGCCGCCGACGGCGTGTCCGCGGCGGAGGTGTCGGGCGCGCTCGACGTGTCGCGCGTGACCGCGCGCCGATACCTCGAGTACCTCGCGGACGTCGGCCAGGTGGAGCGGGTGCCGCGCTACGGGACGCCCGGCCGGCCCGAGCTCGGGTACCGCTGGACGACCTGA
- a CDS encoding ABC transporter ATP-binding protein, with protein MTASAPSPTTVAPSRADDDGTATAAPSGLVVAGLSKDLGGRTIVDDLHLDVARGELVALLGPSGCGKTTTLRMIAGFLEPDRGSVVIGGRDVTAAGPDKRPSAMVFQNYALWPHLTVYKNVAFPLTLRKLPKDEVARRVMAALETVNLAHHAHSRPAHISGGEQQRAALARAIVQEPDLLLLDEPLSNLDAKLRVKVREEIRDIQQRLGITTVMVTHDQDEALAISDRVAVMHQGRIEQVSAPTELYARPRTLVVASFIGSMNLLPAPRLQGTTPETLTAGAPAAFVPTSADADVWAVRPEDVDYAPRGSRPASDATSVVVRRVLPHGHFQELVLDAGGVEVRALVTGSAPAVGEAGTVTLRGVRQYRDGILVPDGAAAPAAASSDSAR; from the coding sequence ATGACCGCATCCGCACCCTCCCCCACGACCGTCGCTCCCTCGCGCGCCGACGACGACGGCACCGCGACGGCCGCGCCGTCCGGCCTCGTCGTCGCCGGCCTCTCCAAGGACCTCGGCGGCCGCACCATCGTCGACGACCTCCACCTCGACGTCGCGCGCGGCGAGCTCGTCGCGCTCCTCGGCCCGTCGGGCTGCGGCAAGACGACGACGCTCCGCATGATCGCGGGGTTCCTCGAGCCCGACCGCGGATCCGTGGTCATCGGCGGCCGCGACGTCACGGCCGCGGGACCCGACAAGCGGCCGAGCGCGATGGTGTTCCAGAACTACGCGCTCTGGCCGCACCTCACCGTCTACAAGAACGTGGCCTTCCCGCTCACGCTGCGGAAGCTGCCCAAGGACGAGGTGGCCCGCCGGGTCATGGCCGCGCTCGAGACCGTGAACCTCGCGCACCACGCGCACTCGCGGCCCGCGCACATCTCCGGCGGCGAGCAGCAGCGCGCCGCGCTCGCCCGCGCGATCGTGCAGGAGCCCGACCTGCTGCTCCTCGACGAGCCGCTGTCGAACCTCGACGCGAAGCTGCGCGTGAAGGTGCGGGAGGAGATCCGCGACATCCAGCAGCGCCTGGGGATCACGACCGTGATGGTCACGCACGACCAGGACGAGGCGCTCGCCATCTCCGACCGGGTCGCCGTGATGCACCAGGGCCGCATCGAGCAGGTGTCCGCCCCGACCGAGCTGTACGCCCGGCCGCGGACCCTCGTGGTCGCGTCGTTCATCGGCAGCATGAACCTGCTCCCCGCGCCGCGCCTGCAGGGCACGACGCCCGAGACGCTCACGGCCGGGGCGCCCGCGGCCTTCGTCCCGACCTCGGCCGACGCCGACGTCTGGGCGGTCCGCCCGGAGGACGTCGACTACGCGCCGCGCGGGTCCCGGCCCGCGTCCGACGCCACGTCCGTGGTCGTCCGACGGGTGCTGCCGCACGGCCACTTCCAGGAGCTCGTGCTCGACGCGGGCGGCGTGGAGGTGCGGGCCCTCGTCACCGGATCCGCGCCCGCGGTCGGCGAGGCCGGCACCGTGACGCTCCGCGGGGTGCGGCAGTACCGGGACGGGATCCTCGTGCCGGACGGCGCCGCCGCCCCCGCCGCCGCCTCGTCGGACTCCGCGCGATGA
- a CDS encoding ABC transporter permease: protein MRALLSARGWIQAALFAVVAVFILGPLLWLAAHAFATSWDYPSLVPAGLTLDWWRVVFEDAELAAAVRNSLYFAPITVLVSALVCLPAAYAFSRFEFPGRRILLVGLFATNAFPKMGLFVSMASLFYGLHLMNTITGIVIVQLIGTVVFMTWIPAAAFSAVPRSLEEAARDAGAGRVRTFLHVTLPLALPGILVAVLMSFLAAFDEAQGTYLVGAPVYMTMPTEMYSLVLNHPKQVAAVFAILLSVPSVALLLLARRHIMGGRLAEGFQIR from the coding sequence ATGCGCGCGCTCCTCTCCGCCCGCGGCTGGATCCAGGCGGCCCTGTTCGCGGTCGTCGCGGTCTTCATCCTCGGCCCGCTGCTCTGGCTCGCGGCGCACGCGTTCGCGACGAGCTGGGACTACCCGAGCCTCGTCCCCGCCGGGCTCACGCTCGACTGGTGGCGCGTGGTGTTCGAGGACGCCGAGCTCGCCGCGGCCGTCCGCAACTCGCTGTACTTCGCGCCCATCACGGTGCTCGTCTCGGCGCTCGTCTGCCTGCCGGCCGCGTACGCGTTCTCCCGGTTCGAGTTCCCGGGCCGGCGGATCCTGCTGGTGGGCCTGTTCGCCACCAACGCGTTCCCCAAGATGGGGCTGTTCGTGTCGATGGCGTCGCTGTTCTACGGGCTCCACCTCATGAACACGATCACGGGCATCGTCATCGTGCAGCTCATCGGCACGGTCGTGTTCATGACCTGGATCCCGGCCGCCGCGTTCAGCGCCGTGCCCCGCTCCCTCGAGGAGGCCGCGCGCGACGCCGGCGCCGGGCGGGTGCGGACGTTCCTGCACGTCACCCTGCCGCTCGCGCTGCCGGGCATCCTCGTGGCCGTCCTCATGTCGTTCCTCGCCGCCTTCGACGAGGCGCAGGGCACGTACCTCGTGGGCGCGCCCGTCTACATGACGATGCCGACCGAGATGTACTCGCTCGTCCTCAACCACCCGAAGCAGGTCGCCGCCGTGTTCGCGATCCTCCTCTCCGTCCCCTCCGTCGCCCTCCTCCTGCTCGCCCGCCGCCACATCATGGGCGGGCGTCTGGCCGAGGGCTTCCAGATCCGTTAG
- a CDS encoding extracellular solute-binding protein, with protein sequence MRSASLPQQKDTRPVIPRRHLLALAAAASAAVALAGCAPTTSTQAQAQNHAVTDASGTARVFISGDTNVQALWDDGIIPAFEKANPGASVTTTLDLHGEHDAQTMATLTSSVQGGSDPGYDLIDAGFTAAAGSGGLLAPVSADTIPNLATVPDSTVKSGGGFGIPYRASSVLLAYDSTKVTDPPRTLSDLLSWIQANPGEFAYNSPSTGGSGAAFVTTVLDTHVDDATREKMTTGYDQSLEVSWDAGFDELKGLNSAMYQGGVYPNGNNQVLDLLGTGAIEMAPVWSDQVITAQKSGTLPATVKYAQISDPAFTGSASFLGIPKTAEHADVAQELADYVLSSEGQAIIASTIAGYPVISLDQVPDDLRSQFASADPSTLRPGYYSKMASDMSNLWDQKVPGQ encoded by the coding sequence ATGCGATCCGCATCGCTCCCCCAGCAGAAGGACACCCGACCCGTGATCCCCCGCCGTCATCTCCTCGCCCTCGCCGCCGCCGCGTCCGCCGCGGTCGCGCTCGCCGGCTGCGCTCCCACCACGAGCACCCAGGCCCAGGCCCAGAACCACGCCGTCACCGACGCCTCGGGCACCGCCCGCGTCTTCATCTCCGGCGACACCAACGTCCAGGCCCTCTGGGACGACGGGATCATCCCCGCGTTCGAGAAGGCCAACCCCGGCGCGTCCGTCACCACGACGCTCGACCTCCACGGCGAGCACGACGCGCAGACCATGGCCACGCTCACGAGCTCGGTACAGGGTGGATCCGACCCCGGCTACGACCTCATCGACGCGGGCTTCACCGCCGCGGCCGGCTCCGGCGGGCTCCTCGCCCCCGTCTCGGCCGACACCATCCCGAATCTCGCGACCGTGCCCGACTCGACGGTCAAGTCCGGCGGCGGCTTCGGGATCCCCTACCGCGCCTCCTCCGTGCTGCTCGCCTACGACTCCACGAAGGTGACCGATCCGCCGAGGACGCTGTCCGACCTGCTCTCCTGGATCCAGGCCAACCCCGGCGAGTTCGCCTACAACTCCCCCTCCACGGGCGGGTCCGGCGCGGCCTTCGTCACCACCGTCCTCGACACCCACGTCGACGACGCGACGCGCGAGAAGATGACGACCGGCTACGACCAGTCGCTCGAGGTCTCGTGGGACGCGGGCTTCGACGAGCTCAAGGGGCTCAACTCCGCCATGTACCAGGGCGGCGTCTACCCCAACGGCAACAACCAGGTGCTCGACCTGCTCGGCACGGGCGCCATCGAGATGGCCCCGGTCTGGAGCGACCAGGTCATCACCGCCCAGAAGTCGGGCACGCTGCCCGCGACCGTCAAGTACGCGCAGATCTCCGACCCGGCCTTCACCGGCAGCGCGTCCTTCCTCGGCATCCCGAAGACGGCCGAGCACGCGGACGTCGCGCAGGAGCTGGCCGACTACGTCCTCTCCTCCGAGGGCCAGGCCATCATCGCGAGCACCATCGCGGGCTACCCCGTGATCTCGCTCGACCAGGTGCCCGACGACCTCAGGTCGCAGTTCGCCTCGGCCGACCCGTCGACCCTCCGCCCCGGCTACTACAGCAAGATGGCGTCGGACATGTCGAACCTGTGGGACCAGAAGGTCCCCGGCCAGTGA
- a CDS encoding ATP-binding protein codes for MAGGALADPSRRPPSGRRVGLPRGIAARLLVVQLAVLLLVAVVATAALWADSRQRAEQAAADRSLAVATTVADSPRVAEGLASADPTGALLDYSLDVTRDTGVDFVTIMDRDTVRVTHPDPDEIGRRYLGTTGPALAGRSLTETFTGTLGPSVRAVVPVRDADGGIVGLVAAGVTVDRVTEVLGARLPGLVGTVGALALLLAAGAVLLSRSLERTTWGLGPEEMARMLAYYESVLHSVGEGIVLVDRDRRLVLHNDQAAELLDLDLDPAAGPVEVRALGLPSAIERLLLEGTTADEVVHLPSGRVLVVTQRPALPTGRTGSAARLGTVTTLRDRTEIQRLSGELATLRTLSDAMRAQTHEFANRLHTIVSLIELERPREALALAASELETDRRASEGGLAEEADPVVRALVRGKTAQAAERGVELSVRVAEGTGDPGVPATELVTIVGNLVDNAIDAAADPSVATARGDDRGRVELSLSRTESGGLVVEVADDGPGVDPAVRPRVLEFGVTTKAGDAGPRGVGLALVARSAARLGGRVEVGDADARLGGARVRVVLPADPAAPGADAADLRDEAGARDDGVRA; via the coding sequence ATGGCCGGAGGCGCGCTCGCCGACCCGTCCCGCCGCCCGCCGTCGGGACGCCGGGTGGGCCTCCCCCGCGGGATCGCGGCACGCCTCCTGGTCGTGCAGCTCGCGGTCCTGCTGCTGGTCGCGGTCGTCGCGACCGCCGCGCTCTGGGCCGACTCGCGGCAGCGCGCCGAGCAGGCCGCGGCGGACCGGAGCCTCGCCGTCGCGACGACCGTGGCCGACTCCCCGCGGGTGGCGGAGGGCCTCGCGTCCGCGGATCCCACGGGCGCCCTCCTCGACTACTCCCTCGACGTGACGCGCGACACCGGTGTCGACTTCGTCACGATCATGGACCGCGACACGGTGCGCGTGACGCACCCGGACCCCGACGAGATCGGCCGCAGGTACCTCGGCACGACGGGCCCCGCGCTGGCCGGGCGGTCGCTGACCGAGACCTTCACGGGGACGCTCGGGCCGAGCGTCCGCGCTGTCGTGCCCGTGCGCGACGCGGACGGCGGCATCGTCGGGCTGGTCGCCGCCGGCGTCACCGTCGACCGCGTGACCGAGGTGCTCGGCGCGCGCCTCCCGGGGCTCGTCGGCACGGTCGGGGCGCTCGCGCTCCTTCTCGCGGCCGGCGCCGTGCTCCTCAGCCGGTCGCTCGAGCGGACGACGTGGGGGCTCGGGCCCGAGGAGATGGCGCGCATGCTCGCCTACTACGAGTCGGTGCTGCACTCGGTCGGCGAGGGGATCGTGCTCGTCGACCGCGACCGGCGGCTCGTGCTCCACAACGACCAGGCGGCCGAGCTGCTCGACCTGGACCTGGATCCCGCCGCCGGTCCCGTCGAGGTGCGCGCGCTCGGCCTGCCGTCCGCGATCGAGCGGCTGCTCCTCGAGGGGACCACGGCCGACGAGGTCGTCCACCTGCCGAGCGGGCGCGTGCTCGTCGTGACGCAGCGACCGGCGCTGCCGACCGGCCGCACGGGGAGCGCCGCGCGGCTGGGGACGGTGACGACGCTGCGCGACCGCACCGAGATCCAGCGCCTGTCGGGTGAGCTCGCGACGCTGCGGACCCTCTCGGACGCCATGCGGGCGCAGACGCACGAGTTCGCGAACCGCCTGCACACGATCGTCTCGCTCATCGAGCTGGAGCGGCCGCGCGAGGCGCTCGCCCTCGCGGCCTCCGAGCTCGAGACCGACCGGCGCGCGTCGGAGGGCGGGCTCGCGGAAGAAGCGGATCCCGTCGTGCGGGCGCTCGTGCGCGGCAAGACGGCGCAGGCGGCCGAGCGCGGCGTGGAGCTGTCCGTGCGCGTGGCCGAGGGCACGGGCGATCCGGGCGTGCCCGCGACGGAGCTCGTGACGATCGTCGGGAACCTCGTCGACAACGCCATCGACGCGGCGGCCGACCCGTCCGTCGCGACGGCGCGCGGGGACGACCGCGGACGGGTGGAGCTGTCGCTGTCGCGGACGGAGTCGGGCGGGCTCGTCGTCGAGGTCGCGGACGACGGGCCGGGCGTGGATCCCGCGGTGCGGCCGCGCGTGCTGGAGTTCGGCGTCACGACCAAGGCGGGCGACGCCGGGCCGCGCGGCGTGGGCCTCGCGCTCGTGGCGCGCTCGGCCGCGCGGCTCGGCGGACGCGTCGAGGTGGGCGACGCGGACGCGCGGCTGGGCGGGGCGCGCGTGCGCGTCGTGCTGCCCGCGGATCCCGCCGCCCCGGGAGCCGACGCGGCCGATCTCCGTGACGAGGCCGGCGCCCGCGACGACGGGGTGCGCGCGTGA
- a CDS encoding M4 family metallopeptidase, with translation MRRTILPPYLLTRLAEADPDRMAAARQAARRALRDQGPLIHDRRGPGAAPDASALAERDPSGIHRTISDAGNREELPGRTVRVEGAPDTGDAQVDEAYAGLGATYSLFSEVYGRESLDDRGLPLLATVHYGEEYDNAFWDGTRMVFGDGDGEVFAPFTRSLTVIGHELAHGVTELTLGLVYQGQSGALNESISDVFGVLVEQHALGQTADEATWLVGAELFLDRSTGLALRSMRAPGTAYDDDVLGKDPQPGHMDDYVETQEDNGGVHINSGIPNRAFFLAATAIGGEAWEGAGRVWYDVIEAGAVRADADFPAFARATVEAASARYGEGASEVAAVQAAWEGVGIEV, from the coding sequence ATGAGACGCACCATCCTCCCGCCGTACCTGCTGACCCGCCTCGCCGAGGCCGACCCCGACCGCATGGCCGCCGCCCGCCAGGCCGCCCGCCGCGCCCTGCGCGACCAGGGGCCGCTCATCCACGACCGGCGCGGGCCGGGCGCCGCGCCGGACGCGTCGGCGCTCGCCGAGCGGGACCCGTCGGGGATCCACCGCACCATCTCGGACGCGGGGAACCGCGAGGAGCTCCCGGGCCGCACGGTGCGCGTCGAGGGCGCGCCCGACACCGGCGACGCCCAGGTCGACGAGGCCTACGCGGGGCTCGGCGCCACCTACTCCCTCTTCTCCGAGGTCTACGGCCGGGAGTCGCTCGACGACCGCGGCCTGCCGCTGCTCGCGACAGTCCACTACGGCGAGGAGTACGACAACGCGTTCTGGGACGGCACGCGCATGGTCTTCGGCGACGGCGACGGCGAGGTGTTCGCGCCGTTCACGCGCTCGCTCACGGTCATCGGCCACGAGCTGGCCCACGGCGTCACCGAGCTCACGCTCGGCCTCGTCTACCAGGGGCAGTCGGGCGCGCTCAACGAGTCCATCTCGGACGTGTTCGGCGTGCTCGTGGAGCAGCACGCGCTCGGGCAGACCGCCGACGAGGCGACCTGGCTCGTCGGCGCCGAGCTGTTCCTCGACCGGTCGACGGGCCTCGCGCTCCGCTCGATGCGCGCGCCCGGCACCGCCTACGACGACGACGTGCTCGGGAAGGACCCGCAGCCCGGGCACATGGACGACTACGTGGAGACCCAGGAGGACAACGGCGGCGTCCACATCAACTCCGGGATCCCGAACCGCGCGTTCTTCCTCGCGGCCACCGCGATCGGCGGCGAGGCCTGGGAGGGCGCGGGCCGCGTCTGGTACGACGTGATCGAGGCCGGTGCCGTGCGCGCCGACGCCGACTTCCCCGCCTTCGCCCGGGCCACCGTCGAGGCCGCGTCCGCGCGGTACGGTGAGGGCGCGTCCGAGGTCGCCGCGGTCCAGGCGGCGTGGGAGGGCGTCGGGATCGAGGTCTAA
- a CDS encoding LacI family DNA-binding transcriptional regulator, translating to MRRNPPRTSVTLADVAALAGVSTSTASLAYRNTGSITPATRARILRAAASIGYAGPDPTARSLKSGRSGIVGVVVAGSIRRAFQNPVALATMAGLSEALDELDVGQLLLPGRREPRAGSAPLLDGMPVDAVVFLTRGEEVDALLPGLRARRIPMVGVEGPHGEGVAVVDIDDARGMGELARHVRALGHRRVAVLMRTTRIEEDGPPGPVLPVGRDLEEIVNRTIRERLRAAWSVFPDAVRVEAGGRDLEAGERAAGVLLDLPSRPTAILAQNDMLAASAIRAAAQRGLRVPEDLTVTGFDGAHLPWLERRLTTVEQPLHDRGVRAGRMVGELLAGRTPADVVLPVHVRIGDTAAAPA from the coding sequence ATGAGGAGGAACCCGCCGCGCACCTCCGTGACCCTCGCCGACGTGGCCGCGCTCGCGGGCGTCTCCACCTCCACCGCCTCGCTCGCGTACCGCAACACCGGCTCGATCACGCCCGCCACCCGCGCCCGGATCCTGCGCGCCGCGGCCAGCATCGGCTACGCGGGGCCGGACCCCACGGCGCGCTCCCTGAAGAGCGGCCGCTCCGGCATCGTGGGCGTCGTCGTCGCGGGCAGCATCCGCCGGGCGTTCCAGAACCCGGTCGCGCTCGCGACCATGGCGGGCCTCAGCGAGGCGCTCGACGAGCTGGACGTGGGCCAGCTGCTGCTGCCGGGCCGGCGGGAGCCGCGCGCCGGATCCGCGCCCCTGCTCGACGGCATGCCCGTCGACGCCGTGGTGTTCCTCACGCGCGGCGAGGAGGTGGACGCGCTCCTGCCCGGCCTCCGCGCGCGCCGGATCCCCATGGTCGGCGTCGAGGGCCCGCACGGGGAGGGCGTCGCCGTCGTCGACATCGACGACGCGCGCGGCATGGGTGAGCTCGCCCGCCACGTGCGCGCGCTCGGCCACCGTCGCGTCGCCGTGCTGATGCGCACCACGCGGATCGAGGAGGACGGCCCGCCCGGACCCGTGCTGCCCGTCGGCCGCGACCTCGAGGAGATCGTCAACCGCACGATCCGGGAGCGCCTCCGCGCCGCGTGGAGCGTCTTCCCCGACGCCGTGCGCGTGGAGGCGGGCGGGCGCGACCTGGAGGCGGGGGAGCGCGCCGCGGGCGTGCTGCTCGACCTGCCGTCGCGGCCCACGGCGATCCTCGCCCAGAACGACATGCTCGCCGCGAGCGCCATCCGCGCCGCCGCCCAGCGCGGGCTGCGCGTGCCGGAGGACCTCACGGTCACGGGCTTCGACGGCGCGCACCTGCCGTGGCTCGAGCGTCGGCTCACCACCGTGGAGCAGCCGCTGCACGACCGCGGGGTGCGCGCCGGGCGCATGGTCGGCGAGCTGCTCGCGGGCCGGACGCCGGCGGACGTCGTGCTGCCGGTGCACGTCCGCATCGGCGACACGGCGGCGGCGCCCGCCTGA
- a CDS encoding DUF3097 domain-containing protein, with product MTPPPFDEDRYGQDVLAAGWRGPARKAPRPQDATRDLVVEELSTGFCGAIVRVESGMVVLEDFRRKQRTFPLGGSFLLEGEPVALRVPRAAPAGPARTASGSLAVADRQARVALPSRIFVEGRHDAELVEKVWGEDLRIEGVVVEYLEGVDHLDEELNRFRPGKGRRVGVLVDHLVTGSKESRIAEAVARGPHRAHALVVGHPYVDVWQSVKPARLGLREWPVIPRNVEWKHGICAALGWPHDEQADIARAWQRILGQVRSYQDLEPALLGRVEQLIDFVTDPAGR from the coding sequence ATGACGCCGCCTCCCTTCGACGAGGACCGCTACGGACAGGACGTGCTCGCCGCCGGCTGGCGCGGGCCCGCGAGGAAGGCCCCGCGGCCGCAGGACGCGACGCGCGACCTCGTGGTCGAGGAGCTGTCGACCGGGTTCTGCGGCGCGATCGTCCGCGTCGAGTCCGGCATGGTCGTGCTCGAGGACTTCCGGCGCAAGCAGCGCACGTTCCCGCTCGGCGGGTCGTTCCTCCTCGAGGGCGAGCCCGTCGCCCTCCGCGTGCCCCGGGCCGCGCCAGCCGGCCCGGCGCGGACGGCCTCCGGGTCGCTCGCCGTCGCCGATCGGCAGGCCCGCGTCGCCCTCCCCAGCCGGATCTTCGTGGAGGGCCGGCACGACGCCGAGCTCGTGGAGAAGGTGTGGGGCGAGGACCTCCGGATCGAGGGCGTCGTGGTCGAGTACCTCGAGGGCGTCGACCACCTCGACGAGGAGCTCAACCGCTTCCGCCCCGGGAAGGGGCGGCGCGTGGGCGTGCTCGTCGACCACCTCGTGACGGGATCGAAGGAGAGCCGGATCGCCGAGGCCGTCGCCCGTGGGCCGCACCGCGCGCACGCCCTCGTGGTCGGCCACCCCTACGTCGACGTCTGGCAGTCGGTGAAGCCCGCGCGCCTGGGTCTGCGCGAGTGGCCCGTGATCCCCCGGAACGTCGAGTGGAAGCACGGGATCTGCGCCGCGCTCGGCTGGCCCCACGACGAGCAGGCGGACATCGCGCGGGCGTGGCAGCGGATCCTCGGGCAGGTGCGCTCGTACCAGGACCTGGAGCCGGCGCTCCTCGGCCGCGTGGAGCAGCTCATCGACTTCGTGACGGATCCCGCGGGACGCTAG